The Xenopus laevis strain J_2021 chromosome 5L, Xenopus_laevis_v10.1, whole genome shotgun sequence genome has a segment encoding these proteins:
- the angpt2.L gene encoding angiopoietin-2 has translation MLLPAVAVLLIVLISLDIGHATIRKAVDSSGKKQYQVQHGACSYTFLMPEVESCRSASTNSYVSNSVQRDAPLDYDDSVQRLQVLENIMENNTQWLIKLESYIQDNIKKEMVQIQQHAVQNHTAAMIEIGTSLLNQTVEQSKKLTHVETQVFNQTTRLELQLLENSLSTNKLERQISDQTSEITKLQDKNSYLETKVLSMEDKHTAQLQTIKEEKDKLQTLVLKQNTIIEDLEKQLVTASANNSLLQKQQHDLMETVHSLLTRMAPQNPPRSTFVAKEEQIAFKDCTEAYKSGFTASGIYTLTIPNTTDQAKTYCDMKTDGGGWTIIQKRFDGSVDFHRTWKEYKKGFGDPTGEYWLGNELVSQLTNLQKYILKIQLRDWEGNQAFSLYEHFYLGNEAQKYRINLKGYTGTAGKINSISQPGNDFSTKDADNDKCICKCSQMATGGWWFDACGPSNLNGMYYSLGQNTNKFNGIKWYYWKGSGYSLKATTMMIRPVDF, from the exons ATGTTGCTCCCTGCTGTGGCTGTATTACTGATTGTACTCATAAGCTTGGATATTGGACATGCAACAATTCGGAAAGCTGTGGACAGTTCAGGGAAGAAACAGTACCAGGTCCAGCATGGAGCTTGCAGCTACACATTTTTAATGCCAGAGGTTGAAAGTTGCCGCTCAGCCTCTACCAACTCCTATGTATCCAATTCAGTGCAGAGGGATGCTCCACTTGACTATGATGACTCAGTGCAGAGACTACAGGTTTTAGAAAATATCATGGAAAACAACACACAGTGGTTGATCAAG CTTGAAAGCTATATCCAAGataacataaagaaagaaatggTGCAGATACAGCAGCATGCCGTACAGAATCACACTGCTGCAATGATTGAGATAGGCACCAGTCTTTTAAATCAGACAGTGGAGCAGTCAAAAAAGCTAACCCACGTCGAGACGCAG GTGTTTAACCAAACCACACGACTTGAGCTCCAGCTTCTAGAAAATTCCCTCTCAACAAACAAATTAGAGAGACAAATTTCAGACCAGACTAGCGAAATAACAAAGCTGCAAGACAAGAACAG CTATTTAGAAACCAAAGTCCTAAGCATGGAGGACAAGCACACAGCACAACTGCAGacaataaaagaagaaaaggatAAACTTCAAACTTTGGTGCTGAAGCAAAATACTATCATTGAGGATCTAGAAAAGCAACTCGTAACAGCATCTGCAAATAACTCCCTTCTGCAAAAACAGCAGCATGACTTGATGGAAACTGTGCACAGCCTTCTGACTAGGATGGCACCTCAAAATC CCCCAAGAAGCACTTTTGTGGCCAAAGAAGAGCAGATCGCTTTTAAAGACTGCACTGAAGCATATAAATCAGGATTTACCGCAAGTGGAATTTACACATTAACAATTCCTAACACTACAGACCAAGCAAAG ACTTACTGCGATATGAAAACAGATGGGGGAGGATGGACAATTATTCAGAAACGCTTTGATGGCAGTGTGGACTTTCACAGAACATGGAAAGAGTACAAAAAG ggATTTGGTGACCCAACTGGAGAATACTGGTTAGGAAATGAGCTAGTTTCTCAGCTAACAAATCTACAGAAATATATCCTTAAAATCCAGCTAAGAGATTGGGAAGGAAATCAGGCCTTTTCATTATATGAACACTTCTATTTGGGAAATGAAGCGCAGAAATACAG GATCAACCTCAAAGGATATACTGGGACTGCAGGAAAAATAAACAGCATAAGCCAACCAGGAAATGATTTTAGTACAAAGGATGCAGACAATGACAAATGTATTTGCAAGTGCTCACAAATGGCAACAGGAG GATGGTGGTTTGATGCCTGTGGACCCTCTAATTTGAATGGCATGTATTACTCATTGGGACAGAACACAAACAAGTTTAATGGGATCAAATGGTACTACTGGAAAGGGTCAGGGTACTCTCTAAAGGCAACCACAATGATGATCCGACCAGTTGACTTTTGA